In Leishmania mexicana MHOM/GT/2001/U1103 complete genome, chromosome 34, one DNA window encodes the following:
- a CDS encoding putative aminotransferase encodes MCNAHGPPLKKRKPQPLSPTESLPIYLDYNATTPLCEEAWQEICRVHKAWGNPSSTHPYGLAAKYELEEARKKVQKALNAPSSESIIFTSGGTESNNLAIIGGLLALRQRQPRKRYVVSSNVEHPAVAEVLKSIEGSDLGTGGTASIADGAEAASRTTVKTVRAEVNPQTGCLDASTLRQVLKSLPGGPESVALVSVMFANNEIGAVNDIKELCRITKELCGTSCLFHSDCAQALGKVPVDVQETNVDLLSVCGHKFHGPKGVGALYIKPGVAVHNILFGAGHERSIRPGTENVLLAAGIAEALLFACNNIDRFSTVMRDTRDELLRVLTVELAAYDMGLVVNGAIAVALPNTLNCALFRRVPNRKTGSPVTYISAQRLILTAGDEVCISAGSACHSTADEGTEILVSDPLKAVQVNADRAIGTLRISTGRNTTMEEVRRAGRIIARRAAQQFEEW; translated from the coding sequence ATGTGTAACGCTCACGGACCTCCCCTGAAAAAGCGCAAACCGCAGCCTCTGTCGCCCACAGAGTCGCTGCCCATTTACCTCGACTACAACGCCACTACCCCGCTCTGCGAGGAGGCTTGGCAGGAAATCTGTCGCGTGCACAAAGCGTGGGGCAATCCCAGCTCAACACACCCCTACGGTCTAGCGGCGAAGTACGAGTTGGAAGAGGCACGCAAGAAGGTGCAAAAGGCGCTGAACGCGCCCTCATCAGAGTCCATCATCTTCACCTCTGGCGGAACGGAAAGTAACAACCTCGCCATTATCGGCGGCTTGCTCGCTCTGCGTCAACGGCAGCCCAGAAAACGCTATGTCGTCTCCTCGAACGTCGAGCACCCTGCCGTGGCAGAGGTGCTGAAATCTATCGAGGGCAGCGACCTAGGGACTGGCGGCACAGCCAGCatcgccgacggcgccgaggcggcaTCACGCACCACAGTAAAGACGGTGCGCGCCGAAGTGAACCCTCAAACGGGTTGCCTTGATGCATCGACACTGCGGCAGGTCCTGAAAAGTCTCCCTGGTGGTCCCGAGTCCGTCGCCCTCGTTTCCGTCATGTTTGCGAACAACGAGATTGGAGCCGTCAACGATATCAAGGAGTTGTGCCGCATAACGAAGGAGCTCTGCGGGACGTCGTGTCTTTTTCACAGTGACTGCGCCCAGGCGTTGGGGAAGGTCCCGGTGGATGTGCAGGAGACAAACGTCGACCTCCTTTCCGTCTGCGGACACAAATTTCACGGCCCAAAGGGCGTCGGCGCGCTGTACATCAAGCCCGGTGTGGCGGTGCACAACATTCTCTTCGGCGCCGGCCATGAGCGCAGCATCCGGCCCGGTACGGAGAACGTGCTTCTCGCTGCGGGTATTGCTGAGGCGCTGTTGTTTGCGTGCAATAATATCGATCGCTTTTCAACTGTGATGCGAGACACCCGTGATGAactgctgcgtgtgctcaCGGTGGAGCTGGCGGCGTACGACATGGGCCTCGTCGTCAACGGCGCCATCGCGGTCGCTCTGCCCAATACGCTCAACTGCGCGCTTTTCAGGCGGGTGCCGAACAGGAAAACGGGCTCGCCTGTCACCTATATATCAGCGCAGCGGCTAATCCTCACCGCCGGGGATGAGGTGTGCATATCGGCAGGCTCCGCATGCCACTCCACAGCTGATGAAGGAACCGAGATCCTCGTCTCTGATCCGCTCAAGGCGGTTCAGGTGAATGCGGATCGAGCCATCGGTACCCTGCGCATCTCAACTGGGCGCAACACGACCATGGAGGAAGTGCGACGAGCGGGTAGGATTATCGCAcggcgggcggcgcagcagttCGAGGAGTGGTGA